The DNA region GGATGCGCAGATCCTTGTTGGAGGCCGCGACGATGCGCACGTCGGTCTTGATCGGGGTGCGGCCGCCGACGGTGGTGTACTCGCCCTGCTGCAGCACGCGGAGCAGACGGGTCTGCGCCTCCATCGGCATGTCGCCGATCTCGTCGAGGAACAGCGTGCCGCCCTCGGCTTGCTCGAAGCGGCCGGAGGCGCGGGTGTTGGCGCCAGTGAAGGCGCCGCGCTCATGGCCGAACAATTCGGACTCGATGAGATCGCGCGGGATCGCCGCCATGTTGACCGCGACGAACGGGCCGTTGCGGCGCCGGCCGTAGTCGTGCAGCGCGCGCGCCACGAGCTCCTTGCCGGTGCCTGACTCGCCCGAGATCATCACGGTCAGATCGGTCTGCATCAGCCGCGCCAGCACGCGGTAGATCTCCTGCATCGCCGGCGAGCGGCCGACCAGCGGGATCGAGTCGAACTCGCCGTCGTCGGCGGGACTGGAGACCCGCTCCTTCGGCTCGGCCAGCGCGCGGCCGACGATGGTGATCAGCTCCTTCAGGTCGAACGGCTTCGGCAGATATTCGTAGGCGCCGCGCTCGGAGGCGCGGATCGCCGTCATGAAGGTGTTCTGCGCGCTCATCACGATGACAGGCAGGTTCGGCCGCATCTTCTTGATCCGCGGCAGCAGATCGAACGCGTTCTCGTCGGGCATCACCACGTCGGTGATGACGAGATCGCCCTCGCCCTGGCTGACCCAGCGCCACAGCGTGGCGGCGTTACCGGTCAGGCGCACCTCATAGCCGGCGCGCGACAGCGCCTGGTTCAGGACGGTCCGGATGGCGGTGTCGTCGTCAGCGACAAGTATGCTACCTGCAGGCATTGTTGTTCCTCATCGTGAGGCAGGCGAGGACGTACCCGGAACGTCATCGCGGTTGCTGTGATCGTGTTGCTTGGCGGCGCTGTACATCGGCATCAGCACGCGGAAGGTGGTCTTACGCGGCTGCGACTCGCATTCGATGATGCCGCCGTGATCGCCGACGATCTTGGCGACCAGCGCGAGGCCGAGTCCGCTGCCGGTCTGCTTGGTGGTGACGAAGGGATCGAACAGGTTCGGCAACAGGTCTTCCGGCACGCCTGAGCCGTTGTCCTTGACGCAGAATTCCAGCGGCAGCGAGACCCGCGATTTCTTGCCGGGCACTGACAGCCGCACACCAGGCCGGAACGCCGTGGTGAGGTGGATCTCCGCATCGGTGCCGAGATCGGCAACCGCTTCGGCGGCGTTCTTCACGAGGTTGAGGAAGACCTGGATCAACTGGTCCTGGTTGGCCAGCACCGGCGGAAGCGACGGATCATAGTCCTCGATGAAACGGACGTTGCGGGCGAAGCCCGATTGCGCGAGGCGCTTCACATGGTCGAGCACCGAATGGATGTTGACCGGGCCGCGCGCCACCGGACGGTCGTCGCCGAACACTTCCATGCGGTCGACCAGCGTCACGATGCGGTCTGCCTCGTCGCAGATCAGCCGCGTCAGCAGCCGATCCTCCGAGGAAGCCTGCTGCTCGAGGAGCTGCGCGGCGCCGCGGATGCCGGACAGCGGATTCTTGATCTCATGGGCAAGCATCGCGGCCAGCGCGATCACCGAGCGCGCCGCGCTGCGATGGGTGAGCTGGCGATCCATCTTGTCGGCGATGGTGCGCTCCTGCAGCATCACCACGATATGTCCGGGCCGCTCGGTCAGCGGCGCGACGTGCAGGTCGACCTGACGATCGCCGCCGATCCGCGGCGTGCCGAGATCGACCTTGTATTCGTTGACCGGCGAACCGCTCGCCCGCACCTGCTCGATCAGCGCGAGCAGCGGACTGCCGAACGGCACCAGCTCCTTCAGCGACTGCCGGCGCAAGAACTGCGTCGAGATCTCGAAGAAAGATTCGGCGGCGATGTTGGCATCGACGATCCGTCCGTCGGGTGCGACCAGCAGCACCGGATTGGGCAGCGCGTTGAGGATGGCCTCGCCGTCGGTGGGCACGGGTCGGCGAAATTCCATGGCTGACGTCATGCGGCAGCACTCCAGGCAAAGTCGTCATAGGCGTCCTCGAGCGCGCGATGCACGCTGGACGGCTGCTCCGAGGTCAGGATTGCCTGCCGCCAGGTCTTCAACGTTGCCGCCGGCGCGCAGCTATAGGCCGCAGCAGTCTCCAGCGCCCAGCCGAGATGCTTGCGCGCATGCCTGAGCCCGATACGCAGGCCATAGTGGCTGCAGACCTCGTCATAGAGCGCGCGAACATGCTTGAGTTGCTCGGCGAGCGACGGCGCAGCCTCGGCGACCCCGGTCTCGAGCCGGCGACCGATCTGGCCGGGCAGCCAGGGCTGGCCCTGCGCGCCGCGCCCGATCATGACGGCGTCGGCGCCCGACATCTCCAGCGCGCCGACCGCCCTGTCGAACGAGGTGATGTCGCCGTTGACCACGACCGGGATCGTGACGGCGTCCTTGACCGCGCGCACCGCGTTCCAGTTGGCCTCGCCCTTGTAGAACTGGCAGCGGGTGCGGCCATGCACGGTGATCATCTGCACACCTGATGCCTCGGCGCGGCGCGCCAGTTCGGGCGCATTGAGCGAGCGATCGTCCCAGCCGAGTCGCATCTTCAGCGTCACCGGCACCTTGACCGCAGACAGCGTCGCCTCGATCAGCGTCACCGCGTGGTCGAGGTCGCGCATCAGGGCCGAGCCGGACTGGCCGCCGGTCACATGGCGTGCCGGGCAGCCCATGTTGATATCGATGATGTCGGCGCCGGCGCCCTCGGCGATCCGCGCGCCCTCCGCCATCCAATAGGTCTCGCAGCCGGCGAGCTGAACCACATGCGGCCCGATCCCGGCTGCCTCACAACGCAGCTTCGACATTGGCTTGCCGTTCACCAGATCGTCGCTGGCGGTCATCTCGGAGACCACCAGCCCGGCGCCCAAGGTGGCGGCGAGTCGCCGGAAGGGCGCGTCGGTGATGCCGGACATGGGCGCGAGGAGAACCCGGTTGGCGACAGCAATATCGCCTATCTTCAATGGGTTACGAGGAGTACTTTGCACGCCGGTCACAGCCGTCTCGTCGTTCTGTCAGCCACGCCATTGCAGCCGACGCCATCTATTCTGCGCACAATTCTTGTGCAGTCAAGGCTCATGCCTACGGTTTAGACATTCCTAGCACCTGTGCAAGTGCACTGCAACAAAATCTGCTTTTCCCACAGTCATCGGCAAACGCTCTGTTTTTGCGCAGCGGTCATGCTAAGGGCTGTGCGCGGCGGTCCCCGCCGCTCCCCTCATCCCCGATTCGTCTGTCACTGGTACAACATGTCGAAGCCTGAGCGTACCGCAGCCATCCTTGTCGCAGCCGGCCGTGGACTGCGCGCCGGCGCAGGCGGACCAAAGCAGTACCGGACGATCGGCGGACAGACGGTGATCTACCGCGCCATGGAGGCGTTCTCCGGACACCCCGACGTGTTTGTGGTGCAGCCGGTGGTCAATCCCGATGATGCCGCGCTGTTCGATGAAGCGGTGGCTGGCCTCCGCCATCAACCGCCGACGCCGGGCGGCGCGACCCGGCAGGCCTCGGTCCATGCCGGGCTCGAGGCGCTCGCGAGCGCGAAGCCCGATATCGTGCTGATCCACGATGCCGCGCGCCCCTTCGTCACCGCGGCCGTGATCTCGCGCGCGATCGCCGCGGCCGGCCGGACCGGCGCTGCGATCCCCGTGATTCCCGTCACCGACACGATCAAGGTCACCGGCGATGCCGGCGATGTCGAGGCGACGCCGGAGCGCGCCCGCTTGCGGATCGCGCAGACGCCCCAGGCATTTCGTTTCGACGTAATATTGGAGGCGCATCGTCGTGCCGCGCGCGAGGGCCGCAGCGATTTCACCGACGATGCCGCGCTGGCTGAATGGGCGGGATTGACCGTTGCGACGTTTGAAGGCGATGCTGCCAACATGAAACTCACCACCCCCGAAGATTTCGTGCGCGAGGAAGCGCGGCTCGCAAGCCAGCTCGGCGACATCAGGACCGGCACCGGTTACGACGTGCACGCCTTTGGCGACGGCGACCATGTCATGATCTGCGGCGTCCGCGTGCCGCACACGAAGGGATTCCTGGCCCATTCCGACGGCGATGTCGGGCTGCATGCGCTGGTCGACGCGATCCTCGGCGCGCTGGCCGACGGCGACATCGGCTCGCACTTCCCGCCGAGCGACGCCAAGTGGAAGGGCGCCTCCTCCGACCAGTTCCTGAAATATGCCGTTGAGCGCGTCACCGCGCGCGGCGGGCGGATCGCCAATCTCGAGGTGACGCTGATCTGCGAGCGGCCGAAGATCGGCCCGCTGCGCGACACCATGCGGGCGAAGATCGCGGAGATCTCCGGCGTCCACATCTCGCGCGTGGCGGTCAAGGCCACCACCAGCGAGCGGCTCGGCTTCACCGGCCGCGAGGAAGGCATCGCGGCGACCGCGAGC from Bradyrhizobium sp. B124 includes:
- a CDS encoding bifunctional 2-C-methyl-D-erythritol 4-phosphate cytidylyltransferase/2-C-methyl-D-erythritol 2,4-cyclodiphosphate synthase, whose translation is MSKPERTAAILVAAGRGLRAGAGGPKQYRTIGGQTVIYRAMEAFSGHPDVFVVQPVVNPDDAALFDEAVAGLRHQPPTPGGATRQASVHAGLEALASAKPDIVLIHDAARPFVTAAVISRAIAAAGRTGAAIPVIPVTDTIKVTGDAGDVEATPERARLRIAQTPQAFRFDVILEAHRRAAREGRSDFTDDAALAEWAGLTVATFEGDAANMKLTTPEDFVREEARLASQLGDIRTGTGYDVHAFGDGDHVMICGVRVPHTKGFLAHSDGDVGLHALVDAILGALADGDIGSHFPPSDAKWKGASSDQFLKYAVERVTARGGRIANLEVTLICERPKIGPLRDTMRAKIAEISGVHISRVAVKATTSERLGFTGREEGIAATASATVRLPWDDKGWDEKGWGA
- a CDS encoding nitrogen regulation protein NR(II), whose translation is MTSAMEFRRPVPTDGEAILNALPNPVLLVAPDGRIVDANIAAESFFEISTQFLRRQSLKELVPFGSPLLALIEQVRASGSPVNEYKVDLGTPRIGGDRQVDLHVAPLTERPGHIVVMLQERTIADKMDRQLTHRSAARSVIALAAMLAHEIKNPLSGIRGAAQLLEQQASSEDRLLTRLICDEADRIVTLVDRMEVFGDDRPVARGPVNIHSVLDHVKRLAQSGFARNVRFIEDYDPSLPPVLANQDQLIQVFLNLVKNAAEAVADLGTDAEIHLTTAFRPGVRLSVPGKKSRVSLPLEFCVKDNGSGVPEDLLPNLFDPFVTTKQTGSGLGLALVAKIVGDHGGIIECESQPRKTTFRVLMPMYSAAKQHDHSNRDDVPGTSSPASR
- the dusB gene encoding tRNA dihydrouridine synthase DusB — protein: MKIGDIAVANRVLLAPMSGITDAPFRRLAATLGAGLVVSEMTASDDLVNGKPMSKLRCEAAGIGPHVVQLAGCETYWMAEGARIAEGAGADIIDINMGCPARHVTGGQSGSALMRDLDHAVTLIEATLSAVKVPVTLKMRLGWDDRSLNAPELARRAEASGVQMITVHGRTRCQFYKGEANWNAVRAVKDAVTIPVVVNGDITSFDRAVGALEMSGADAVMIGRGAQGQPWLPGQIGRRLETGVAEAAPSLAEQLKHVRALYDEVCSHYGLRIGLRHARKHLGWALETAAAYSCAPAATLKTWRQAILTSEQPSSVHRALEDAYDDFAWSAAA
- the ntrC gene encoding nitrogen regulation protein NR(I); amino-acid sequence: MPAGSILVADDDTAIRTVLNQALSRAGYEVRLTGNAATLWRWVSQGEGDLVITDVVMPDENAFDLLPRIKKMRPNLPVIVMSAQNTFMTAIRASERGAYEYLPKPFDLKELITIVGRALAEPKERVSSPADDGEFDSIPLVGRSPAMQEIYRVLARLMQTDLTVMISGESGTGKELVARALHDYGRRRNGPFVAVNMAAIPRDLIESELFGHERGAFTGANTRASGRFEQAEGGTLFLDEIGDMPMEAQTRLLRVLQQGEYTTVGGRTPIKTDVRIVAASNKDLRILIQQGLFREDLFFRLNVVPLRLPPLRERIEDLPDLIRHFFSLAEKDGLPPKKLDTQALERLKQHRWPGNVRELENLARRLAALYPQDVITASVIDGELAPPAVTSGSTATVGVDNLGGAVEAYLSSHFSGFPNGVPPPGLYHRILKEIEIPLLTAALAATRGNQIRAADLLGLNRNTLRKKIRDLDIQVYRSGG